Proteins encoded together in one Festucalex cinctus isolate MCC-2025b chromosome 8, RoL_Fcin_1.0, whole genome shotgun sequence window:
- the slc16a1a gene encoding monocarboxylate transporter 1a: protein MAPAVGGPVGYTPPEGGWGWMVVIGAFISIGFSYAFPKSITVFFKEIEMIFNVTSSQVSWISSIMLAVTYGGGPISSILVNKYGSRPVMMLGGCLSGLGLVAASFCNSVQGLYFCIGVVGGLGLSFNLNPSLTMIGKYFYKRRPIANGIAMAGSPVFLSTLAPLNTWFYDRFGWRGSFLILGGLLLNCCVAGSLMRPIGPKAKPAEKTTERRSCSQIMNSFLDLSLFKHRGFLLYISGNIVMFFGLFAPLVFLSNFAKSKDIPKEKAAFLLSVLAFVDMFARPSMGIVANTKWVRPRIQYFFAASVLYNGVCHVFAPMSVDYKGFVIYSMFFGFAFGWLSSVLFETLMDLVGAQRFSSAVGLVTIIECGPVLLGPPLLGKFKDIYHDYKYTYQGCGILLIVSSFFLFMGMGLNYRLLRKERKEEERMARVGDHKSYRVNAAKVVEARNTDTV, encoded by the exons ATGGCACCGGCCGTCGGAGGTCCAGTGGGCTACACACCCCCAGAAGGTGGCTGGGGATGGATGGTGGTGATTGGGGCCTTCATCTCGATTGGCTTCTCGTATGCCTTCCCCAAGTCCATCACTGTCTTCTTCAAGGAAATTGAAATGATCTTCAATGTGACCAGCAGCCAGGTCTCGTGGATCTCCTCCATCATGTTAGCAGTTACGTACGGCGGAG GTCCGATCAGCAGCATCCTGGTGAATAAATATGGTAGTCGTCCTGTTATGATGCTGGGAGGATGTCTTTCCGGATTGGGCCTGGTTGCTGCCTCTTTCTGCAACTCTGTCCAAGGACTGTATTTCTGCATTGGTGTGGTGGGAG GATTGGGATTGTCCTTCAACCTAAACCCCTCCCTCACTATGATTGGGAAATACTTCTACAAGAGGCGGCCCATCGCCAACGGCATTGCCATGGCTGGTAGCCCCGTCTTCCTTTCCACGCTGGCGCCTCTCAACACGTGGTTCTACGACCGCTTTGGCTGGAGAGGAAGCTTCCTCATCCTGGGCGGCCTGCTGCTCAACTGCTGCGTTGCCGGTTCCCTCATGCGACCCATCGGACCGAAGGCCAAACCGGCAGAGAAGACTACAGAGCGGAGGAGTTGTTCCCAAATCATGAACAGCTTCCTCGACCTGTCTTTGTTCAAGCACCGCGGCTTCTTGCTTTACATTTCGGGCAATATTGTCATGTTCTTTGGCCTTTTTGCACCATTAGTGTTCCTGAGCAATTTTGCAAAAAGCAAAGACATCCCGAAAGAGAAAGCGGCTTTCCTGCTTTCCGTCCTGGCATTTGTTGACATGTTCGCCCGCCCCTCGATGGGCATTGTGGCCAACACCAAATGGGTTCGGCCCAGGATCCAGTACTTCTTTGCCGCCTCTGTGCTGTACAATGGCGTGTGTCACGTCTTCGCCCCGATGTCAGTCGACTACAAAGGCTTTGTGATTTACTCCATGTTCTTTGGCTTCGCATTTGGCTGGCTGAGCTCCGTATTGTTCGAGACCCTGATGGACCTGGTGGGAGCGCAGCGCTTCTCCAGTGCTGTTGGCCTGGTCACTATCATTGAATGTGGCCCCGTGTTGCTGGGGCCCCCATTGCTAG GGAAGTTCAAGGACATCTATCATGACTACAAGTACACGTACCAGGGCTGTGGGATCCTCCTCATCGTGTCTAGTTTCTTCCTCTTCATGGGTATGGGCCTGAACTACCGGCTGCTGAGGAAAGAGAGGAAAGAGGAGGAGCGCATGGCCAGAGTGGGGGATCATAAATCCTACAGGGTCAATGCGGCGAAGGTGGTAGAGGCCAGGAACACTGACACGGTATAA
- the sycp1 gene encoding synaptonemal complex protein 1 isoform X1 has protein sequence MENGRRFNLKLLVPPWVNNNSSQVSAVKPQESFENRAELGHSKYFGKKQNMPALNKCAVTSTKPTTQGCLKMTVAPTEKEESDSTPGHLCSKMFDEVEKIKCWKAKVGCDAAESERKLQENKTTIETQRKAIQELQFQNESLSIKLEEQMNENEEWRNKHNATRNLCNLLKETFERSADKMQLFESEREETHHLLMENSESVQKLTVAFEHLRTQAEVEHKEMQSVKESLQDFEELKEKYQQEHTLKEKEVATLTAKLQDKEGELQKVQCDLHETQNQCRLLEEATTQQSEGLRSSKMEQESLLEKLHSAEQRYKESETNREAMSSMLRQSKEEHVQILSTKDLSLQEVRQVKNEQAEKLERVQRSLVELQNSLAFVEQRSKDCEEKLMEKDKELERRNKVLGEIEEQSARKDEQITILQSEMQERVNSMELVKRKADILEVRVNDLQADLSAKTKEAQLVMDEAQTLRADNDTLKKAGEKAEEVFMEKHGITERKVRELEEKLFDEMKKTEEYSFDIVQLKTELTQHQAKYEELLSNFNEVHFEKKAVEQKFDNRSSYMKAIEANMKVSEEKALKLSKEIQKLEEENQRLRADMCTIQSLTQRQCEDIEMLQKKMEDNCEHLQEKVTQTEGQIKAAEEKCTYLMKKIGSHRKAGEYQKEIKKLKAQMAKELVKYGQLENKLSNLSEESHNQKIQLEEKHQELLKELHAKTSLAAEMDNEMQELQSTTAEAIKSKEDTELKCQHKMAEMVALMEKHKSQYDRMVKEKDAELDEMKKSETEAVDRRMALELDVSKLKTENSQLKKQLMTEKKELSDLKKELSSVKLSRLSQDKNNTANAFNTSDKGRHAETPRSRSSKMNVFDFAEESDVGSMRMSGQRTPKIKELRREDFASPVNRTKQAGRENKIKTYRIRTPPSAEKPGSWAKRALELEPKSDSSDPNSVLTIKRLPAPQFSVPLSNNNGFTKSPTAVKSPGTSLKLATIKRIRDAGWTAVIDSEKKKKKKTKRDIFG, from the exons ATGGAGAACGGCCGACGGTTCAACCTGAAACTCTTGGTGCCACCATGGGTGAATAACAACAGCAGCCAGGTGTCTGCCGTTAAACCCCAAGAGAGTTTTGAAAACAGAGCTGAGTTG GGTCACAGTaaatattttggtaaaaaacaaaacatgccagCACTCAACAAATGTGCTGTCACCTCAACTAAGCCAACTACACAAG GTTGCCTGAAGATGACAGTGGCCCCAACAGAGAAAGAGGAG AGCGACAGCACTCCTGGACACCTTTGTTCTAAAATGTTTGATGAGGTGGAGAAAATCAAATGCTGGAAAGCCAAAGTGGGCTGTGACGCTGCCGAAAGTGAGAGGAAACTTCAGGAGAACAAAACAACAATCGAGACTCAACGCAAGGCCATTCAAGAGTTGCAG tttcaaaatgaaAGTCTCAGCATCAAGCTTGAGGAGCAGATGAATGAAAATGAGGAGTGGCGGAAcaa ACACAATGCAACCCGCAACCTGTGTAATTTGCTGAAAGAAACCTTTGAACGGTCGGCAGACAAAATGCAATTAT TTGAGTCTGAGCGAGAGGAGACACATCACCTTCTAATGGAAAATAGTGAAAGTGTCCAG AAACTGACTGTAGCATTTGAACACCTTCGCACTCAAGCTGAAGTTGAGCATAAGGAGATGCAGTCTG TCAAAGAGAGTTTGCAGGACTTTGAAGAGCTGAAAGAAAAATATCAGCAAGAACACACCCTAAAAGAGAAAGAG GTGGCAACACTTACAGCTAAACTTCAGGATAAAGAAGGTGAACTCCAGAAAGTCCAGTGTGACCTCCATGAAACCCAAAATCAATGCAGACTGCTTGAAGAGGCCACAA CTCAACAAAGTGAGGGTCTGAGAAGCTCAAAAATGGAGCAAGAGTCCCTTCTTGAAAAACTGCACTCAGCGGAACAGCGCTATAAAGAAAGCGAG ACGAACCGGGAAGCCATGAGTTCCATGCTGAGACAGAGCAAAGAAGAACATGTGCAGATCCTCAGCACCAAAGATTTAAGCTTGCAGGAGGTTCGCCAAGTTAAAAATGAACAAGCTGAGAAGCTCGAACGAGTTCAGAGATCCCTTGTGGAGCTGCAGAATTCATTAGCCTTTGTGGAACAAAG GTCTAAGGATTGCGAAgaaaaactaatggaaaaagaCAAAGAACTTGAAAGGAGAAACAAAGTTTTAG GAGAAATAGAAGAACAAAGTGCAAGAAAAGATGAGCAAATCACCATCCTTCAGAGTGAAATG CAAGAACGCGTGAACTCAATGGAGCTTGTGAAGAGAAAAGCTGATATTCTTGAGGTCAGAGTAAATGATCTCCAAGCTGACCTTTCAGCAAAAACCAAAGAAGCTCAGCTAGTCATG GATGAGGCACAGACTCTACGTGCAGACAACGACACACTCAAGAAAGCTGGTGAAAAGGCAGAAGAAGTTTTCATGGAGAAGCACGGCATCACTGAG AGAAAAGTACGTGAGCTGGAGGAAAAGTTGTTCGatgaaatgaagaaaacagAGGAGTACAGCTTTGACATAGTGCAGCTCAAGACAGAACTTACACAGCACCA AGCCAAGTACGAAGAGCTGCTGTCTAACTTTAATGAGGTTCATTTTGAAAAGAAAGCTGTTGAGCAGAAGTTTGACAACAGGTCCTCTTATATGAAAGCCATCGAGGCAAACATGAAG GTGAGTGAGGAGAAGGCCTTGAAGCTCTCAAAGGAAATCCAAAAGCTGGAAGAGGAAAACCAACGTTTAAG ggCGGACATGTGCACCATTCAGAGCCTAACCCAAAGACAGTGTGAAGACATTGAGATGTTGCAGAAGAAAATGGAAGACAAT TGTGAGCATTTGCAGGAGAAGGTCACACAAACAGAAGGACAGATCAAAGCTGCAGAAGAAAAG TGCACTTACCTTATGAAGAAAATTGGATCTCATCGTAAAGCAGGGGAATACCAGAAAGAG ATTAAAAAACTTAAGGCACAAATGGCAAAAGAGCTTGTGAAATATGGCCAGCTTGAAAATAAG ctgAGCAATCTGAGTGAGGAATCCCACAACCAGAAAATACAGCTTGAGGAAAAGCATCAGGAGCTGCTTAAAGAGCTTCACGCTAAAACCTCATTAGCAGCAGAGATGGacaatgag ATGCAAGAGCTGCAATCAACAACAGCTGAGGCCATCAAGAGCAAAGAGGACACAGAACTCAAGTGTCAACACAAGATGGCAGAGATGGTCGCACTGATGGAAAAACACAAA AGCCAATACGACCGCATGGTCAAAGAAAAGGATGCGGAGCTGGACGAGATGAAGAAGAGTGAGACCGAGGCAGTTGACCGCAGGATGGCATTG GAGCTTGATGTCTCCAAGCTTAAGACAGAAAACAGTCAACTGAAGAAGCAGCTGATGACTGAAAAG AAAGAGTTAAGTGATTTGAAGAAAGAATTGTCATCAGTTAAATTGTCCCGGCTGTCCCAAGACAAGAACAACACG GCAAATGCCTTCAACACGAGTGATAAAGGGAGACATGCAGAAACACCAAGAAGCAGGTCTTCAAAGATGAACGTGTTTGACTTTGCCGAG GAATCTGATGTTGGATCCATGAGGATGTCAGGTCAAAGAACGCCCAAGATCAAG GAACTCCGCCGTGAAGACTTTGCTTCCCCAGTAAATAGGACAAAGCAGGCTGGTCgagaaaataaaatcaaa ACCTACAGAATAAGGACTCCCCCTAGTGCTGAAAAGCCAGGGAGCTGGGCGAAGAGAGCCCTCGAGTTGGAGCCCAAGTCTGACAGCTCTGATCCAAACAGTGTATTG ACTATTAAAAGATTGCCAGCTCCCCAGTTCTCTGTTCCTCTCTCTAATAATAATGGGTTCACAAAG AGCCCAACTGCTGTTAAGTCGCCAGGAACCTCCCTTAAGTTAGCTACCATCAAGAGGATTCGTGATGCTGGCTGGACCGCTGTCATTGAcagtgagaaaaagaaaaagaaaaagacaaagagGGACATTTTTGGATAA
- the sycp1 gene encoding synaptonemal complex protein 1 isoform X2, with product MENGRRFNLKLLVPPWVNNNSSQVSAVKPQESFENRAELGHSKYFGKKQNMPALNKCAVTSTKPTTQGCLKMTVAPTEKEESDSTPGHLCSKMFDEVEKIKCWKAKVGCDAAESERKLQENKTTIETQRKAIQELQFQNESLSIKLEEQMNENEEWRNKHNATRNLCNLLKETFERSADKMQLFESEREETHHLLMENSESVQKLTVAFEHLRTQAEVEHKEMQSVKESLQDFEELKEKYQQEHTLKEKEVATLTAKLQDKEGELQKVQCDLHETQNQCRLLEEATTQQSEGLRSSKMEQESLLEKLHSAEQRYKESETNREAMSSMLRQSKEEHVQILSTKDLSLQEVRQVKNEQAEKLERVQRSLVELQNSLAFVEQRSKDCEEKLMEKDKELERRNKVLGEIEEQSARKDEQITILQSEMQERVNSMELVKRKADILEVRVNDLQADLSAKTKEAQLVMDEAQTLRADNDTLKKAGEKAEEVFMEKHGITERKVRELEEKLFDEMKKTEEYSFDIVQLKTELTQHQAKYEELLSNFNEVHFEKKAVEQKFDNRSSYMKAIEANMKVSEEKALKLSKEIQKLEEENQRLRADMCTIQSLTQRQCEDIEMLQKKMEDNCEHLQEKVTQTEGQIKAAEEKCTYLMKKIGSHRKAGEYQKEIKKLKAQMAKELVKYGQLENKLSNLSEESHNQKIQLEEKHQELLKELHAKTSLAAEMDNEMQELQSTTAEAIKSKEDTELKCQHKMAEMVALMEKHKSQYDRMVKEKDAELDEMKKSETEAVDRRMALELDVSKLKTENSQLKKQLMTEKKELSDLKKELSSVKLSRLSQDKNNTANAFNTSDKGRHAETPRSRSSKMNVFDFAEESDVGSMRMSGQRTPKIKELRREDFASPVNRTKQAGRENKIKTYRIRTPPSAEKPGSWAKRALELEPKSDSSDPNSVLSPTAVKSPGTSLKLATIKRIRDAGWTAVIDSEKKKKKKTKRDIFG from the exons ATGGAGAACGGCCGACGGTTCAACCTGAAACTCTTGGTGCCACCATGGGTGAATAACAACAGCAGCCAGGTGTCTGCCGTTAAACCCCAAGAGAGTTTTGAAAACAGAGCTGAGTTG GGTCACAGTaaatattttggtaaaaaacaaaacatgccagCACTCAACAAATGTGCTGTCACCTCAACTAAGCCAACTACACAAG GTTGCCTGAAGATGACAGTGGCCCCAACAGAGAAAGAGGAG AGCGACAGCACTCCTGGACACCTTTGTTCTAAAATGTTTGATGAGGTGGAGAAAATCAAATGCTGGAAAGCCAAAGTGGGCTGTGACGCTGCCGAAAGTGAGAGGAAACTTCAGGAGAACAAAACAACAATCGAGACTCAACGCAAGGCCATTCAAGAGTTGCAG tttcaaaatgaaAGTCTCAGCATCAAGCTTGAGGAGCAGATGAATGAAAATGAGGAGTGGCGGAAcaa ACACAATGCAACCCGCAACCTGTGTAATTTGCTGAAAGAAACCTTTGAACGGTCGGCAGACAAAATGCAATTAT TTGAGTCTGAGCGAGAGGAGACACATCACCTTCTAATGGAAAATAGTGAAAGTGTCCAG AAACTGACTGTAGCATTTGAACACCTTCGCACTCAAGCTGAAGTTGAGCATAAGGAGATGCAGTCTG TCAAAGAGAGTTTGCAGGACTTTGAAGAGCTGAAAGAAAAATATCAGCAAGAACACACCCTAAAAGAGAAAGAG GTGGCAACACTTACAGCTAAACTTCAGGATAAAGAAGGTGAACTCCAGAAAGTCCAGTGTGACCTCCATGAAACCCAAAATCAATGCAGACTGCTTGAAGAGGCCACAA CTCAACAAAGTGAGGGTCTGAGAAGCTCAAAAATGGAGCAAGAGTCCCTTCTTGAAAAACTGCACTCAGCGGAACAGCGCTATAAAGAAAGCGAG ACGAACCGGGAAGCCATGAGTTCCATGCTGAGACAGAGCAAAGAAGAACATGTGCAGATCCTCAGCACCAAAGATTTAAGCTTGCAGGAGGTTCGCCAAGTTAAAAATGAACAAGCTGAGAAGCTCGAACGAGTTCAGAGATCCCTTGTGGAGCTGCAGAATTCATTAGCCTTTGTGGAACAAAG GTCTAAGGATTGCGAAgaaaaactaatggaaaaagaCAAAGAACTTGAAAGGAGAAACAAAGTTTTAG GAGAAATAGAAGAACAAAGTGCAAGAAAAGATGAGCAAATCACCATCCTTCAGAGTGAAATG CAAGAACGCGTGAACTCAATGGAGCTTGTGAAGAGAAAAGCTGATATTCTTGAGGTCAGAGTAAATGATCTCCAAGCTGACCTTTCAGCAAAAACCAAAGAAGCTCAGCTAGTCATG GATGAGGCACAGACTCTACGTGCAGACAACGACACACTCAAGAAAGCTGGTGAAAAGGCAGAAGAAGTTTTCATGGAGAAGCACGGCATCACTGAG AGAAAAGTACGTGAGCTGGAGGAAAAGTTGTTCGatgaaatgaagaaaacagAGGAGTACAGCTTTGACATAGTGCAGCTCAAGACAGAACTTACACAGCACCA AGCCAAGTACGAAGAGCTGCTGTCTAACTTTAATGAGGTTCATTTTGAAAAGAAAGCTGTTGAGCAGAAGTTTGACAACAGGTCCTCTTATATGAAAGCCATCGAGGCAAACATGAAG GTGAGTGAGGAGAAGGCCTTGAAGCTCTCAAAGGAAATCCAAAAGCTGGAAGAGGAAAACCAACGTTTAAG ggCGGACATGTGCACCATTCAGAGCCTAACCCAAAGACAGTGTGAAGACATTGAGATGTTGCAGAAGAAAATGGAAGACAAT TGTGAGCATTTGCAGGAGAAGGTCACACAAACAGAAGGACAGATCAAAGCTGCAGAAGAAAAG TGCACTTACCTTATGAAGAAAATTGGATCTCATCGTAAAGCAGGGGAATACCAGAAAGAG ATTAAAAAACTTAAGGCACAAATGGCAAAAGAGCTTGTGAAATATGGCCAGCTTGAAAATAAG ctgAGCAATCTGAGTGAGGAATCCCACAACCAGAAAATACAGCTTGAGGAAAAGCATCAGGAGCTGCTTAAAGAGCTTCACGCTAAAACCTCATTAGCAGCAGAGATGGacaatgag ATGCAAGAGCTGCAATCAACAACAGCTGAGGCCATCAAGAGCAAAGAGGACACAGAACTCAAGTGTCAACACAAGATGGCAGAGATGGTCGCACTGATGGAAAAACACAAA AGCCAATACGACCGCATGGTCAAAGAAAAGGATGCGGAGCTGGACGAGATGAAGAAGAGTGAGACCGAGGCAGTTGACCGCAGGATGGCATTG GAGCTTGATGTCTCCAAGCTTAAGACAGAAAACAGTCAACTGAAGAAGCAGCTGATGACTGAAAAG AAAGAGTTAAGTGATTTGAAGAAAGAATTGTCATCAGTTAAATTGTCCCGGCTGTCCCAAGACAAGAACAACACG GCAAATGCCTTCAACACGAGTGATAAAGGGAGACATGCAGAAACACCAAGAAGCAGGTCTTCAAAGATGAACGTGTTTGACTTTGCCGAG GAATCTGATGTTGGATCCATGAGGATGTCAGGTCAAAGAACGCCCAAGATCAAG GAACTCCGCCGTGAAGACTTTGCTTCCCCAGTAAATAGGACAAAGCAGGCTGGTCgagaaaataaaatcaaa ACCTACAGAATAAGGACTCCCCCTAGTGCTGAAAAGCCAGGGAGCTGGGCGAAGAGAGCCCTCGAGTTGGAGCCCAAGTCTGACAGCTCTGATCCAAACAGTGTATTG AGCCCAACTGCTGTTAAGTCGCCAGGAACCTCCCTTAAGTTAGCTACCATCAAGAGGATTCGTGATGCTGGCTGGACCGCTGTCATTGAcagtgagaaaaagaaaaagaaaaagacaaagagGGACATTTTTGGATAA